One window from the genome of Natrialba magadii ATCC 43099 encodes:
- a CDS encoding ATP-dependent helicase, whose translation MDGSARRELPIDDDALPFDPETATVDDRDVFDLLEPAVQEWWLAEFGEFVPENDGFFTPPQQGAIPKIHEGQNTLICAPTGSGKCVKPDTPIIVRDDGEATVLRATELLERRNRKVTDVDEDGELYTSSVEAYSLDEDELTLQQSMVYSETYDGPIHRIQTSYGREIEVTPNHPLLVETSSGPEWRSASKIEDGDRIGIPQHINLPERDIELDVSAAHDQLRSEFPLVATEAESDRVLAHLEDEAPISAFAEYERRLALALAGLSFSDVADRLSISLASVSNLVHGRSEYCSEEFLQIIRESYTPLRSGEVLVKTDNGRVSRFCYPTTLDSELAELAAFVLAEGLIGEYERSRFVLISQKNRTELLERTIETMRDRFGIEFEQKSESDYIISDSAFSVFFAELLDIEPGPGRDVPLPNWVLNASKPIKRSFLSTFLSVEAEARYNEIRLGQANELKIEQLIYLLLSFGIIPARSRREKYAANTDEQTRRTYYSLTIRGIDNLSTLLTECSIVHPNLEEIEAHVSKERNGNHIGRHAFDYRDIRALSKYFENDREFNAELGNIYEVARRSGYLTERALGKLSTTLQSLPSDETTRKLAAKIDDIQSQNIAWVSVESNEASSYSGQIVDLSVPDTHNYVGGRGGLYLHNTLAAFTSIIDELYRCDRKSKDGLENSVYCLYISPLKSLANDIHRNLEVPLEGIESIVDDRDDGESMGEIRHAIRHGDTSSSDRQKMLEETPHILNTTPETLAILLNSPKFREKLRTVEYIIVDEIHSLAAGKRGTHLSVSLERLAAMTDHEITRIGCSATIEPLSEVAEFLVGREEPSMPTGGDAAANGSSAADAAAGDATSADTAPAPSEAEPKSEPRDYDIVDARFAREFDIELECPTDDLINTSREVVQDRFYRMLHEHIQDHTNTLVFTNTRSGAERVLHTLREQFDAYTEDNSGCHHGSLSKDVRQNIESRLKEGSLDVVTSSTSLELGIDMPHVDLVVQVGSPKSVAALLQRVGRAGHRVGQTVTGRVIALDRDELLECAVMLKKAEDGFVDSVSIPENAQDVAAQHVYGMAIAEIRPEAEITEILRRAYPYRNYSEAEFESLMRYLTAEYAGMEEKNVYAKVWRDTNDAPDGEHHYEEFPVGKPLIGKRGRLARVIYMTNIGTIPDSFTCDVSTRAGDEWVGQLDENYLDTLEKGDVFVLGGDHFEFRYRRGSKVYVDRTSARPTVPSWYSERLPLSYDLGCEILDFQAELLAHYEAGGPPRVRAWLREFPLDDDSVRAIARLFDHQLRYAGAESVSTPDRLAIEVERDRQEYERHYYVHSAYGRKFNDGLSRLLAYYCAQEATANVRVAVADNGFVLSMPLNRKVDVEGIFDDLDPERVREDLRAAIDGTDLLQRYFRINATRSLMILKRYKGYEKSASEQQVSSEMLLGFAQDLEEFAVIEETYREILEDKLNVDALESFVAALESDEIEVERTLLDSPTPRAFGLATLSASDVVLAEDESAALQAFHEHVLDEIGDESIRELSSGS comes from the coding sequence ATGGATGGGTCCGCGCGCCGCGAGTTGCCGATCGACGACGACGCTCTCCCCTTCGATCCCGAGACTGCGACGGTCGACGACCGGGATGTCTTCGACCTGCTCGAACCCGCCGTCCAGGAGTGGTGGCTCGCGGAGTTCGGCGAGTTCGTCCCCGAGAACGACGGTTTCTTTACGCCACCACAGCAGGGGGCGATCCCGAAGATTCACGAAGGACAGAACACGCTGATCTGTGCGCCGACCGGTAGCGGAAAGTGTGTCAAACCGGATACGCCGATTATCGTTCGAGACGATGGAGAGGCAACAGTCCTTCGAGCAACTGAGCTTCTCGAACGACGGAATCGAAAAGTCACGGATGTCGACGAAGACGGAGAACTGTACACGAGTTCAGTCGAGGCGTATTCGCTTGACGAAGACGAACTCACACTCCAGCAGTCGATGGTCTATTCGGAGACCTACGACGGACCGATCCATCGAATTCAAACGTCGTACGGGAGAGAGATCGAAGTCACACCGAACCATCCGCTTCTTGTCGAGACATCGTCGGGTCCCGAGTGGCGATCCGCAAGCAAGATTGAAGACGGAGACCGGATCGGGATTCCTCAACATATCAATCTCCCCGAACGTGATATCGAGCTTGACGTTAGTGCAGCACACGATCAGCTTCGATCGGAATTTCCGCTTGTTGCGACCGAGGCTGAGTCGGATCGCGTCCTCGCTCATCTCGAGGATGAGGCACCTATTTCGGCGTTTGCCGAGTACGAACGACGGCTTGCGCTTGCACTCGCAGGCCTTTCTTTTTCAGACGTCGCAGACAGACTGTCGATTAGCCTCGCATCTGTCTCAAATCTCGTACACGGTAGAAGCGAGTACTGTTCTGAAGAATTTCTCCAGATAATTCGAGAATCGTATACGCCGCTTCGGTCCGGTGAGGTACTTGTTAAAACAGACAACGGTCGCGTTTCCCGATTTTGCTATCCTACCACGCTCGATTCCGAACTCGCAGAACTGGCAGCATTTGTCCTCGCAGAGGGCTTGATCGGCGAGTATGAACGGAGCCGGTTTGTACTGATCTCGCAGAAGAATCGGACCGAACTTCTCGAACGCACGATAGAGACCATGCGAGACCGATTCGGTATCGAATTCGAACAAAAGTCAGAGAGTGACTACATCATCTCCGATTCGGCGTTTTCCGTGTTCTTTGCAGAATTACTCGATATCGAACCCGGTCCGGGACGAGACGTCCCGCTTCCGAACTGGGTATTGAACGCGTCGAAACCAATCAAACGGTCGTTCCTTTCGACATTTCTGTCGGTAGAGGCCGAGGCTCGATACAATGAAATCCGTCTCGGACAAGCTAACGAGCTAAAGATAGAGCAATTGATATACCTTCTCCTCTCGTTCGGAATTATCCCGGCCCGCAGCAGACGGGAGAAATACGCAGCGAACACGGACGAACAAACGCGGCGAACGTACTATTCGCTCACGATTCGTGGAATCGACAATCTGTCAACGCTCCTCACGGAGTGTTCGATCGTCCATCCAAACCTTGAGGAGATAGAAGCACACGTCTCAAAGGAGCGTAACGGAAATCACATTGGACGACACGCGTTCGACTATCGGGACATTCGTGCACTGTCGAAATATTTCGAGAATGATCGGGAGTTCAACGCCGAACTCGGCAATATCTACGAAGTGGCCAGACGAAGTGGATATCTTACAGAACGGGCGTTGGGGAAACTATCTACGACGCTCCAGTCACTCCCATCCGACGAGACGACACGCAAACTCGCTGCAAAGATTGACGATATCCAATCCCAAAATATTGCCTGGGTATCTGTCGAATCGAACGAGGCCTCCTCATACAGCGGTCAGATCGTTGACCTCAGTGTGCCGGATACACACAACTACGTCGGCGGTCGTGGCGGGCTATATCTCCATAACACGCTCGCAGCGTTCACATCAATTATCGATGAACTCTACCGATGTGACCGCAAATCCAAAGACGGCCTCGAAAACTCCGTTTACTGTCTCTACATCTCCCCGCTCAAATCCCTCGCGAACGACATTCACCGCAATCTCGAGGTGCCACTCGAGGGAATCGAATCGATCGTCGACGACCGGGACGACGGGGAATCGATGGGCGAAATACGCCACGCCATCCGCCACGGCGACACGTCCTCGAGCGACCGCCAGAAGATGCTCGAGGAGACGCCACATATCCTCAATACGACGCCCGAGACGCTGGCCATCCTGCTGAACTCGCCGAAGTTCCGCGAGAAGCTTCGGACGGTGGAGTACATCATCGTCGACGAAATTCACTCACTCGCAGCGGGCAAGCGAGGCACCCACCTGTCAGTCAGTCTCGAACGACTCGCGGCAATGACCGACCACGAAATCACCAGAATCGGCTGTTCGGCGACCATCGAACCACTTTCGGAGGTTGCGGAGTTTCTGGTCGGGCGCGAGGAGCCGAGCATGCCAACGGGCGGCGACGCAGCTGCTAACGGCTCGTCGGCCGCTGACGCAGCGGCTGGCGACGCGACGAGCGCCGACACAGCACCAGCGCCTTCCGAAGCCGAACCGAAAAGCGAACCACGCGACTACGACATCGTCGACGCCCGCTTCGCCCGCGAGTTCGACATCGAACTCGAGTGCCCCACCGACGACCTGATCAACACCTCCCGCGAGGTCGTCCAGGACCGGTTCTACCGAATGCTCCACGAGCACATCCAGGACCACACAAACACGCTCGTCTTCACGAACACCAGATCCGGCGCGGAACGAGTGTTGCACACCCTTCGCGAGCAGTTCGACGCCTACACCGAGGACAACTCGGGCTGTCACCACGGCAGCCTCTCGAAGGACGTCCGACAGAATATCGAGTCCCGGCTGAAGGAAGGCAGCCTCGACGTCGTCACCTCCTCGACGAGCCTCGAACTGGGAATCGACATGCCCCACGTCGACCTCGTCGTGCAGGTCGGCTCACCCAAATCCGTCGCCGCGCTCCTCCAGCGCGTCGGCCGCGCGGGCCACCGCGTCGGACAGACCGTGACGGGCCGGGTGATCGCCCTCGACCGGGACGAGCTACTCGAGTGCGCGGTCATGCTGAAGAAGGCCGAAGACGGGTTCGTCGACTCCGTCTCGATTCCCGAGAACGCCCAGGACGTGGCGGCCCAGCACGTCTACGGGATGGCAATCGCGGAGATTCGACCGGAGGCCGAGATCACGGAGATTCTCCGCCGGGCCTACCCGTACCGCAACTACTCCGAAGCCGAGTTCGAGTCGCTCATGCGCTATCTGACTGCCGAGTACGCGGGCATGGAGGAGAAGAACGTCTACGCGAAAGTCTGGCGTGATACGAACGACGCGCCAGATGGGGAGCACCACTACGAGGAGTTCCCCGTCGGCAAACCGCTGATCGGCAAGCGCGGTCGGCTGGCGCGGGTGATCTACATGACCAACATCGGGACGATTCCGGACTCGTTCACCTGCGACGTCTCCACCCGCGCCGGCGACGAGTGGGTCGGCCAACTCGACGAGAACTACCTCGACACCCTGGAGAAGGGCGATGTCTTCGTGCTCGGTGGTGACCACTTCGAGTTCCGCTATCGGCGTGGCTCGAAGGTCTACGTCGACCGCACGAGTGCCCGCCCAACAGTTCCGTCGTGGTACTCCGAGCGACTCCCGCTCTCCTACGACCTCGGCTGTGAGATCCTCGACTTTCAGGCAGAACTGCTCGCCCACTACGAAGCGGGTGGCCCGCCGCGCGTTCGTGCCTGGCTCCGCGAGTTCCCGCTGGACGACGACAGCGTCCGTGCGATCGCACGGCTGTTCGACCACCAGCTTCGGTACGCCGGCGCGGAGAGCGTGAGCACACCAGACCGGCTCGCGATCGAGGTCGAACGCGACCGTCAGGAGTACGAGCGCCACTACTACGTCCACTCCGCGTACGGGCGCAAATTCAACGACGGTCTCTCGCGGCTGCTCGCCTACTACTGCGCCCAGGAGGCGACGGCCAACGTCCGCGTCGCGGTCGCAGACAACGGCTTCGTGCTCTCGATGCCGCTCAACCGGAAGGTCGACGTGGAAGGCATCTTCGACGACCTCGATCCCGAGCGGGTCCGCGAAGACCTACGGGCTGCCATCGACGGCACCGACCTCCTCCAGCGCTACTTCCGAATCAACGCAACCCGGTCGCTGATGATCCTCAAACGCTACAAGGGCTACGAGAAGTCCGCCAGCGAACAGCAAGTCTCGAGCGAGATGCTCCTCGGATTTGCGCAGGATCTGGAGGAGTTCGCCGTCATTGAGGAGACCTACCGCGAAATTCTCGAAGACAAACTCAACGTGGACGCACTCGAGTCGTTCGTCGCTGCACTCGAGTCCGACGAAATCGAGGTCGAGCGTACGCTGCTCGATTCCCCGACGCCGCGGGCGTTCGGGCTGGCGACGCTTTCGGCGAGCGACGTGGTGCTCGCGGAGGATGAGAGTGCGGCACTCCAGGCGTTTCACGAGCACGTCCTCGACGAGATTGGGGACGAGTCGATTCGGGAACTCTCGTCTGGTTCGTAG